The sequence below is a genomic window from Tenacibaculum tangerinum.
TTACAGACCATAGAATTGGATTAACCCTATACGATTTATCTAATATTGTAAACGGAGATATTCAAAAAATTATAGACGAGTTAATGCTCGCAGAAAATACTTCTAAGTTGAAAGAACTGGGAGAAACAATTTAACAAAAAGGCGTTACCAATTGGTAACGCCTTTTTCATTAAAAAGCAATTACTATGTATAATTCTTGTAGGGGCGATAAATAAAACATACCTTTGTACCGTATTAATGTTCTGTCCTTATTAGGAGAAAATCTACAAGTCTTTATACTATTTTCTGCATTTTTCAGATTTTATAGTCTTCAGTTGCTTTACAAAGCATTTTCAATAGAATTTTTAATCTAATTAATCAGTTATATAATTCACGGTTCAAGCTATAGGTAGTTGTGAGCTGAAATTTATATGACGAAAAATAGTACAAATAACAAAACACTATAATCGTATGTTAAGAATAATTGTAAAAGATGGTGAAAATATTGATAGAGCTTTAAAGCGTTATAAGCGTAAGTTTAGAAATGTAAAAGTTTTACAAGAGTTAAGAGAGCGAAAGCAATACACGAAACCTTCTGTAACTAGAAGAGCACAAATTCAAAAAGCAGCTTATAAAGAGCAGTTGTTTAAAGAAGAATAGAGAAGGTTGGTAATTATAATAGATTAACAAGAAAAGCACAATTCATTAAAAATTGTGCTTTTCTTGTTTGCATAACAAAAACCAGTAAGCATATATGTTATGCTGTTGCAGCTAACTTGGTTTTTAGTTTATATTGTGTAGGAGTACAGTTATACTTTTGTTTAAATATTTTACAAAAATAGCTTCTGCTTGAAAAACCTATAGAGTAAACGATTTGAGAAATATTTAAGTCACTATTTTTAATCAGTTTCTCAGATTTTCTAATACGTTCGTCGCGAATAAAATCGTTTACAGTGGTGTTGTGCATTAACTTGAAACCCTCTTGTAGTTTAGAAGCAGTTAGTCCTGTTTTTCTGCACAAATCTTCTATGGTGTTGGCTTCTTCAGGATAGTTTTTAATAAACATTGAAAGCTCTTTTATTTCTTCCATTTCGCTCGATGTTAAACTGCCTTTATTGGTGTTTAAATTCATAACATCTCTTCGGTAGTGTTGAATTTGTAAGGCAAGAATAATGTGTACCATTCCTTCAACTAGTAAGCTACGCACAATTCCTTTTTCGTTGTATGAGCTTAGTTGTGCTATCTTTTCAGCCACTTCTAAATTATTAGAAGTTAAAAACACAGTATTTTCTTTTTTGTTATTAATAAACGTGTTAAATAGTTGTTTTTGAACCGTAGTATTTGCATAACCTTCATCTAGCTTATAAGCACTAATTAAGGTAATAGTTGTGGGAGTATCTTTCTTAAAATAAATGGTGTTACTTTGAGAGTTTACATTCGATACGATGGCCGTTTTAAAAGGTTCTAAAGTTACCTCTTTAGAAGTTGATGAAAATTGGTGACTTACAGACCCTCCAGAACAATAGGCTATATTTACAGTTTTACTTACAATACCATTAACAATCAATGCAACGTCTTCTTCAAACTGTACATTAAATTCAAGATAAGAAATGTTATTTTGTAATAAAATACCTCTTACTTCACCACGACCCAATGTGTTATTAAAAGTTAAACAATGCTCTTTAAAACATTTTTCATAAGATGCTGATAATTGTTTATGCAACTGACTGAAAGTTTTACCAATAGACTCGGTATTGATTGTTATAGTTTTCATGGGTTTTTTAGTTAGGTTAATTGAAAAAGTATAGTAGAGTAGTTTTTTTCTAATTGTTAGAACGCGTAGTCTTAC
It includes:
- the rpsU gene encoding 30S ribosomal protein S21, which encodes MLRIIVKDGENIDRALKRYKRKFRNVKVLQELRERKQYTKPSVTRRAQIQKAAYKEQLFKEE
- a CDS encoding helix-turn-helix domain-containing protein yields the protein MKTITINTESIGKTFSQLHKQLSASYEKCFKEHCLTFNNTLGRGEVRGILLQNNISYLEFNVQFEEDVALIVNGIVSKTVNIAYCSGGSVSHQFSSTSKEVTLEPFKTAIVSNVNSQSNTIYFKKDTPTTITLISAYKLDEGYANTTVQKQLFNTFINNKKENTVFLTSNNLEVAEKIAQLSSYNEKGIVRSLLVEGMVHIILALQIQHYRRDVMNLNTNKGSLTSSEMEEIKELSMFIKNYPEEANTIEDLCRKTGLTASKLQEGFKLMHNTTVNDFIRDERIRKSEKLIKNSDLNISQIVYSIGFSSRSYFCKIFKQKYNCTPTQYKLKTKLAATA